From the Deinococcus carri genome, one window contains:
- a CDS encoding thioesterase family protein translates to MVTMSHTDPRAAADALAALDWARAHHTQIQMRYGDIDAMGHLNNAVYVQYLETSRVIMMRELGVRDREDRSVIARLELDYRREVRWGQTATVDSLVERVGRTSWTVVSRLCADGVPCAYARTVQVRVDAEHRPEPLPSGLHAAFAPLLARESLPG, encoded by the coding sequence ATGGTGACCATGAGCCACACCGACCCCCGTGCCGCTGCGGACGCCCTCGCGGCCCTGGACTGGGCACGCGCGCACCACACGCAGATTCAGATGCGCTACGGCGACATCGACGCGATGGGCCACCTGAACAACGCCGTCTACGTGCAGTACCTCGAAACGTCGCGGGTGATCATGATGCGCGAGCTGGGCGTCCGGGACCGCGAGGACCGCTCGGTGATTGCCCGGCTGGAACTCGACTACCGCCGCGAGGTGCGCTGGGGGCAGACTGCGACCGTGGACTCGCTGGTGGAGCGGGTGGGCCGCACCAGCTGGACGGTCGTCTCGCGCCTGTGTGCCGACGGGGTGCCCTGCGCCTATGCCCGGACCGTGCAGGTGCGGGTGGACGCCGAACACCGCCCCGAGCCGCTGCCGTCCGGCCTGCACGCGGCCTTTGCGCCCCTCCTGGCGCGGGAAAGCCTGCCCGGATGA
- a CDS encoding cell division protein FtsB, with product MTPPDPPLPPRRDLRASWRQMQRLPVTLMITSLLAGLGIVQLTFQLGNLTYRTLTWRHETQATDARIRALERDVRVLRDAERAANDPAYLEVLARCQGFVGAQEDVVVAKGAPEVSGESCKTLRLP from the coding sequence ATGACTCCGCCCGACCCGCCTCTGCCGCCGCGCCGGGACCTGCGGGCGTCCTGGCGTCAGATGCAGCGGCTGCCGGTCACGCTGATGATCACCAGTCTGCTCGCGGGCCTGGGCATCGTGCAGCTCACCTTTCAGCTCGGCAACCTGACCTACCGCACCCTCACCTGGCGGCACGAGACGCAGGCCACCGATGCCCGCATCCGGGCGCTGGAACGCGACGTGCGCGTGTTGCGCGACGCCGAACGCGCCGCGAACGACCCCGCCTACCTGGAGGTGCTGGCCCGCTGCCAGGGCTTCGTGGGTGCCCAGGAGGACGTGGTGGTGGCCAAGGGCGCGCCCGAGGTGTCCGGCGAGAGCTGCAAGACGCTGCGCCTGCCCTGA
- the cutA gene encoding divalent-cation tolerance protein CutA, with protein sequence MSLVVLVTVPPERAQELARTLVHERLAGCVNVMGGIHSIYRWEGELVEDPETLLLIKTTGERYPELEARIQAMHPYEVPEIIALPFDRALPEFQSWLLRATSLQPE encoded by the coding sequence ATGTCACTCGTCGTTCTGGTTACGGTCCCCCCCGAACGCGCGCAGGAACTGGCCCGGACGCTGGTCCATGAACGGCTGGCGGGCTGCGTGAACGTGATGGGCGGCATCCACAGCATCTACCGCTGGGAGGGCGAGTTGGTCGAGGACCCCGAGACCCTGCTGCTGATCAAGACCACCGGCGAGCGTTACCCGGAACTCGAAGCCCGCATCCAGGCCATGCACCCCTACGAGGTGCCCGAGATCATCGCCCTGCCCTTCGACCGGGCGCTTCCCGAGTTCCAGAGCTGGCTGCTCCGGGCCACCAGCCTCCAGCCGGAGTGA